DNA from Rosa rugosa chromosome 6, drRosRugo1.1, whole genome shotgun sequence:
CTCGACAGTTTTgatgttttgttattttctaatttttttggcTCTACACTGGGTCTCTGAATTGCTTGTTGAGCAATTAGTAATCCACTTTGCCTATTGAAGTGACCAAATATTTAAGAATTTGATGCATCATCAGGCAGGTTCGTCCATGAAAATATAACACATAACAACTTACTGAAGTAATACAAAAGTTTTTATGACGTTTTATTACACCGTCTTCGATCTCTCAACGCCAAGCACGAAAATGCAATACTATGGTGGGCGATAACTTTTCGTCACAAGTCATTGCTCACACTAAATAACAATATTACCGCGTAACGAAGATTGAACCACTTATTCTTTATGATATATTAAACACGGATATTGCACCTCCCCCACAGTAAAACTTACCTATAGGTTCTGCTTCACACCTTCTCATTCCATTTGCGTGTTTCCCTTTTGAACCCTTGTTCATCTTTTTACTTTTCATTCCCGTTCTGTATGTGACGCAGGACCCTTTGTTAAATTATATGCGTTTTTGATGGGACGTTGTCCCCAACATTTCGATGCCCTCCTAGTCCTACACGACCTTGTATGTGACTATACTCCCCTTTCCCTCCTTCTTCCCATTCTTCCATATGCATTCCTTCTCCATTCTGATGCAAACCATCATGCTGCATTGCATTTGTTTCAACCCCATTGTCACTATTTACGATAGCCGCTCCTACGTTTGCATCCGACTCGTTATTTGGGGCTGTTAAACAATCCAATAATATGGCTGCTCTCTGGTATTCCGAGTCGTACTGCAATTAATGTTGACCAATGACATTCGTTAATTGACTGTGCGCACAAACCACATTCTTATGTGCATATTGAAGTATATTTTGACATTATATCTCTAACGCATTTATAAATAATCCATTGACGTACCTGTTTTGCCCAATCGGTCCGATAATGCTGCATGTTTTGTATGACGTAGACACCGCAGTCAAATGCGTTTTGTTGCTTTGGCACATTCGGGCCCTCAACAATTGTAAAATCTTCTACCTTTACCATGCTTCCAGGTTGCGTTATGTTATCAAACCACATTACCCGGTCTATGTGTCTCAGCTGCACATGCATTTTGTCACCATTCCTTTCTTTGACTCAATTCATTATGACGTAATGGTAATTGAACTTATCGTATTACAGTAACATAATAATGCACTCACCATAAGCAAAATGTTTTCCCTTGTCGATGGCTGTAGTACTGGTCCTGGTCCGCTATCCCATACTTCAGCAACCTTTGTGACCATGTCAACCACAATGAGAATCCAATGCCCATCCTTGATTGAACCGTCATGCACAGGTAAGAATATCTGCATTTTCATATCCATTCCATTTGCACCAAAAAAATACCCCATAAGAACCTTTACTTCTCCAATCATGCTTCTATGACATTTTATATGATTTACATTCGTTTTAACTCTTTGCACTAACCTTTTCACAAGTGTCGATCCTACCATCAAACTTTTGGAGGCCGCAGACTCTCCTGGTATGCGCCACCCACTGCGTGAATCTTTGACCCTCCGCACTTTTAGATCTTGACTATAGACCATTTAATAGTCCATAGTTGTTATGTAAGTTAATAAACAGCATTTACAATAAACATGACAGTATGTCTTCCAAATTTACCTCAAAATGCGTAGACCAATACCAATTGTTGCCTCTTTCCTTATTGAGGTACGCAACAACATAATTTTTCACCTGCATTGTCATACCATTACAAACAATTACGACAATATTTTTTTGGCAAACAATTTTATTTCTCTTCATTTACATAGCAGTAGTAATTCCCCTCACTTTCCTATATTTACCATACATTCACCATAATCAGTTCACGTAATAATATTGACTATACATACTTACACTTCCAAATACATTTGTGTTTGGCATCAGACAATTTATCTCGTCACGGCAAATTGATTGTGACCCATTTCCACATATTCCTAAGCATAATATGCAATAACAATGAACTTCACATTTATCATACATATCTTTAGATTCTCATTTGCTTCTGACTGAATATGTAAATAGACCTTACCAAAGGCTGGCTCCTGTTTGACCTGAATTACATTATCTCCTACTTTTTTTACGGTAATGTATTTACATTTATAAATACAGCCTATATGTATGCAAATAGTATCTCCATTTGCTACCTTATCTTtataccacatatatatatttacctAACAACATTTACTGTCAATATACTACATTAAGATTTTCACTAACCTTCCTTCTTGTTCCGTTAGCTGTTTCCCGCCCAAAAACACTGAGTCTATTATTCTTACTTCAGACTCAGACAGTTTGAGTTTCAGCCTATACGGCCCAGCTCCATATCGTATATTTACCCCACTGCTGCACTGTGACATTCCCACTTTGCCCTTTAAAATACTTGCATACTCCTCATATTCATGTAATGAACTGTACATTGCACTCCCATGACTTCGCTTCGAAGCTTTTCGGATTATGTCTGCGGTTTTCACATTTTCTTGCCTTTCCATGCTGTATTTTCCTGTTGGGCTGCATGACATCTCTGATCGAAGTCCCATTCTCACTTGTTCCCTCACGCTTCTGTGACCCTAGTACGACACAATTTACATTGCGAGTTACTGCTATCTATTTTCATCTTCCCATCTCCCTTACTTGTTTGTATATATTATTTCACATTATTTgacaaaaaaattatttaaataaaattcGCATTACATTTAAATGATTTCCAAAATTGCACTTTACCTTGTTATTTGGCAAATGAATTTCTCCACTGCAGTCATCGTTGCACATTCCCACGGTGGAAGGCTGCCTTTTTGTCTGGTCAATCCCTCCCATGCCCTTGACCACATTGTCCATTACCCGGAATTTCTCCTCCTTAGTCTTTTCCAACCCTAATTGTTGCTTTGAGATTGTGTAAAAATCACTTTTTACTTGTGAAAATGTTTGTTTCAGTTCCTCAAGTGCCAATTCTACCCCCTTTGTAAAGTCCAAGAATTTGGGTTGCATTCGACTTACTTCCCATTTCATATCCCACATGCGGTCCTTCATCGAACTCACATCCAACTGCAAGTCCATCATGGTGTTGTGGACGTCCCGCTTCAGTCCGAATCCCGAAACCCCGCATTCATGACTTGCGTCTTGTAATCTCTTCGTCCTCTTGCTCTTCTCCAACATGACAGTAGGACTTTTGTGGCCTCCCGTCAACCTTATCTTGTTCACAATTTCCTGCACCTTATTAGTGTTCCAATACATTACAGGTGTACAAAGGTTGTCCTTATCAGGTGTAAGAACGTCCCCCACCTTGTCAAGGTATTGAAGTTGAAGAAATATCAAACATCCCCCCACCACGGGAGTTCCTTCCTCCTTGTGCCGTTTCACACCCTCCATTAGGCGACTGACTGCAAATGAGGCCCAATTTTTTCGCACTATTTTTGATGTCTCCATAAGTGGAAGCAACAATCCTACGTCAACTGCATCATCTACTCCCGGGCATATCAGACAAGTTAGTACCAACATTGCAAACGCAATCTTGAAAGTGTTGTCCACCTCTCTTCTTTTACTTACTATGTCAGTCAACAACTCAATTGTCATTCTTCCTTCCGCATCGCACATTGGACGAACTGTTTTTCCATACTCCTTTGCTTCTTTGCCCTCCCCTACCACAATCCCTTCTCCACCGTCGTGTATGCCCATTACACGTCCAAACTCGTCCCCGTTTATGTAGCACACGATTCCGTGTATCAATATTTTGTAATTCAACGGATCAACATATTTAACTGTTGCTTCAATGATCGGTTGTACCAAATCAGTACATCCCAAGTGTAAAGTATAGCCTAGGCCAATGCCCCGCAcagcctcttttttttcttctgaaatGTACTTCACGGCTGCACTAAATTCCCACAGTTTTGATTTGGTCATTATTCGAACATTTTCCCTCGAAAACTTACTTGCCCCTTCCTTATTCGCAATCAAAATACCTCGTTCGTCCATTACTTGCTTTCAAGTACTCGACTGTAACCTGCATTTCGCCCGTCAAATAACAAATCGAACGTTAGTCCCCTTTTTACAACTATGACTGACAAATTTGTcatttcttttcccatataGTTTGTTGTGATTTGACAGTACGGATCCTGTAAATATGATTCTCACATTTTCAACTCCACGTACATATATTGGTTAACTCATACGACATAGATGTACCTAATCATTATGTTATGCATATGTTATGGTCAAACAGCCCtccatatatgtgtgtgtgttggtgGGGGGTGTTTATATACACACACTTCATACAATTTTGTCATTAACTTATCCATCAAACactatttttcctttccactTCCGTCTTCCATTTTACCCAACCATTTGTTGTTGTTCCCTCTGCAATTTTTGTCTCACTCTGAAGTTGACACTTATAGCAATATACGTACATCTGTAATACGTATATTATACAACTGTGTTAACCCTCCCATATGCCCGCCTTCTTGAACATATCTCCTAACCCTACACTCAAGTACATCACAAACTAATTTGTAATCAAATAAAAGTATGTGTGGAAATCTAATTCCCACATTAACTGTTTTTAATTATCACTTTCAATATGTTTATCTAATATGTACTATTGTTTCTTCAATTCAACTGTCTTCTACTCCTCAGTCTATATTTTCCACAGTGTGGAATCATTAATAAATGTTAACATACGCTGAATCGGCAAACACCGATATAATAGTAATCACACTTCTTTGTTCCAACCTGTTTTACTTGGAAATTGTCGTACTGTAATATATTTATCTTACCAAACTAAAACAGCTGCATTGTTATCACAATTTTGTACCCGTAAGTCAGAAAATCACCTTATATTTCGGATAGGATGTCACCTTCGCCGTCCTCCTCCGCAGCTGCACGTTTGTTAGACCAAACCCACCTCCTCCCTCCTATCCCTTCCTGcttcctttcttttttgtttgcctTACCTCTGACCCTTTTTCAACGAACCGCTATCTCTACACAAAACAATGATATGTCACTTCTATCTCACGAACGGAACACTCGTTACTGGACTACCTCTACTGCTGGTATTTCCCTCCCACATATGCACATTTTGTGTAAATTTTTTTCCCCTGCCACAGTTACTTCTCTAATTAAGTACACAGCTTTCCACACCCATCACATTAGAGGATGACACCTTCCTCTTTTTCTCTAACCATCTCTAACCTCTAACAATCTCTAACTTGTCA
Protein-coding regions in this window:
- the LOC133713795 gene encoding uncharacterized protein LOC133713795, yielding MGYFFGANGMDMKMQIFLPVHDGSIKDGHWILIVVDMVTKVAEVWDSGPGPVLQPSTRENILLMLRHIDRVMWFDNITQPGSMVKVEDFTIVEGPNVPKQQNAFDCGVYVIQNMQHYRTDWAKQYDSEYQRAAILLDCLTAPNNESDANVGAAIVNSDNGVETNAMQHDGLHQNGEGMHMEEWEEGGKGEYSHIQGRVGLGGHRNVGDNVPSKTHII